In the Bacillus amyloliquefaciens DSM 7 = ATCC 23350 genome, AGTCCGAGCCCGGCATCGGCTTCTTCTGTTATGCCGTCTGATATCACGCACGGCACCCCGGAAGCCTGCGCTTCAACGAGCGTGACAGGCAGCCCCTCATATAGAGACGGCATGACAAATACATCCAGCGTTTTCAGCAGATCATGAACGCGCTCCTCTACGCCGATAAAACGCACATCATCATCAAGCCCCAGCTTCTCCGCCAGTTTTTCCATATCGGTGCGAAGCGGACCGTCTCCGGCGAGAATCAGCTGAAAGCCGATGCCCCGCTCTTTCATATCAGCGGCCAGCCGGAGCAGAAATTGGTGGTTTTTCTCCTCTGTAAAGCGGCCGATATGTCCGATTGCCAAACGGCCGCCGGCAATGCCCCGCTTCCTTTTTTCCGATTCTGTGTCCGCACGCCCGCCGGCAAATAAATCGAGATCAATGCCGTTCGGCAAAAGATGCACATCTTTTTCTTTACCGAATAAGAAACGTCCCGCCTCTTCCCCGCAGGCGCACAGCGCGGTGGCGTTTGCCGTGATCATCCGTCTGAATACAAATAGCTGCATCCCGGCAAGCCGCGACGACCGCCCCCGCCACGACGTGCTGTGAGAATGGCAGATCCTCACCGGGACACCGGCTAAACGCGCAGCCAGCGCGATAAATCCCGATTGAAAATCGGTATGGGCGTGCACGGCGGCAAACGGGCCTTTTTCCTGAATCACCCGTTTGACCTGTTTCACAAATGTTATCGGATTTGTGCTGCCGATGCTCGGCACATAAAAAAGCCGTCCGCCGAGAGTAAGAATTTCCTCATCATAAGCGCACGGATCGTTCCTATGGGTTAAAAAATCAAACTGCACCTTCGTTCTGTCCATCTTCCGGTACAAATTCATCATCATCGTTTCTGCGCCGCCTCTGTTCATCCCGCTGAAGATGTGCAGCACCCGCACAGGTGTGTCAGTCATGTTCGGCAAGCCCTTCTTTTTGGCGGATGTCCCTGTTTTTATGATAACGGTTCATGACCGCGGGCGGCGTAATGGCGCGGATGAGCGGCTTTGCGATATACACGTAATGGGAAAACGGCAGCTTCAGCCGTCTGCACGCCTGAAAAACGAGCACAGCATTATCAATGGAATACGTGAACGACCTCCGTTTAAACGCATCGCTGTCCTCTCTCACTTTATACAGCGTTTCTTGGAGATTGTACCCTCTGAAGCCCTCTTCAAAAAAGCGCAGCCACAAATCGATATCCTCCATCCGCCGCGTCCGCCTGACTGACCGGTAGCCGCCGAGCGCTTTGTACGCTTCGGCCCGCATCATAATGGTGCCGTGGCAGAACGGTGTGCCTTTCGCCATGATTTCCGGTTTCGGCACCGGCGGCAAAAGCCGGGCGCCCCTCACGCCGAATTCGTCAAATACGAGCATACCCGTGCCTACGACTTGATAGTGGGCGTGCTTGTTTAAGAAAGCGGCCTGTTTTTCCAGTCTCCTAGGGGCGGAGATATCGTCTCCGTCCTGTCTGGCGATATAATCCCCCGACGCGTATGTCAGACAGCGGTTCAAAGAAGCGGCAAGCCGTTGATTTGTCCTATTTTGAATCAGCGTAATCCGGTCGCTGTAATGATCCGCGTAACGGCGCGCAATCTGATACGTTCCGTCAGTTGACGCGTCATCACACATAATCAGCTCCCAATTCTTATAAGATTGGCTCAGGATGGATTCAATACTCTCCGCCAATGTCTGTTCGCAATTATAAATTCCCATGATGACGGAAATTTTCGGTTGTGCTCCTGCATTCATACGCTTTTCTCCTTTTTATCCATATAACCGGCGTAAATATGCTCCATTTCCTTTACCGTGCGTGTTTCTGAAAAGCATTCCGCCGTACGGCGCCCTTTTTGCCCCATTGCTTTTCGCAGGCCGGGGGAGCGGTACAGCTTTCCAATCCGATCGGCAAACGCCGCGCTGTCTCCGGCCGGCACGAGAAAACCGTTCACGCCGTCTTCGATGATCTCACGGTGCCCCCTGTTATCTGCGGCAACGGCGGGCTTTTCGGCAGCCATTCCCTCAAGGACATTCATGCCGAGCCCTTCCCGGATACTTGAGGCGACAGACAGATCAGCAAGCTGAATGAGTTCATGAATGTCCCGGCAAAAACCGTAAAACCGCACAATATCGGATACACCGAGTGATTCAGCCTTTTTTCTGTACGACTCTTCCATCGCGCCTTCTCCCGCAAATACAAGCTTCAGCTCAGGGATGCTGTTCTTCAGCAATGCCGCAGCCTCAATGAGGATACCCTGGTTTTTATTGCTGTTTAATTCAGCTGGATAAACGAGGATAAATTCTCCGGCGGTGAAGCCGTGTTTTTCTCTCAGACGTTCACTCTCTGCCCGGCTTACAGGCCGAAACCTGTCCGTATCAACGCCGATGCCGTGTATTTTTTTCGCGTCGCAATCGGTTTTTTTCATTTGCTTGGCCCGTTCGTAATCCTCTTCATTAATGGTAATCAGGCAATCCGTATAAGAAGAAAGAAATTTTTCGATCGGGTAATAAAGAAGCCAATTTTTCAGAGGCGCTCCCTCACAGAAGTGAAAACCATGCGCGGTGTAGAGCACCTTTGTCCCTTTTTGGCGTGCTTGTCTCGCGGCAAGGCGGGCGAGCACGCCGCCGACCGGCGTATGGCAGTGAATCATGTCATAGCCGTTATCCTGAATGAGCCGTTTCAGCCGTCTGTAAACAGAAAGGTTTTCGGGATGAAACGGTGAGCGCCGGATCGGAACGGAAAACTTTTCATTCACGAACGGCAGATTCATATCACCGCCTGCCGCGACGTGCACCTCCCAGCCCATATCCTGAAACCATTGAAAATACGGAAGATGAAAGGCTTTAAAATGATAATCGACAGTGGCGCAGAATAATACTTTTTTCGTCATCTTTCTGACCTCCCATCACACGCCCGCGGCCGCTTCTTCATGTACTGATTCGATTGCCTCAAACAGCCGTTTTCTCAGCTCTTCCTCAGGCAGACGGCTGAATTCTTCCATAAAGCGGATAAGCACGGCCCAATCCCCGTCTACCGCTTTTCCGATATGGATTTTCGGAAAAATCTGTTCCGTATGTACTTCATTATGATTCAGCAGTTCTTCATACATCTTTTCTCCCGGCCGGATGCCGGAGAATTCAATAGGAATCTGTTCTGTCGTATAGCCTGATAAATGAATCAGGTTTTTTGCCAGATCGACGATTTTGACGGGTTCTCCCATATCCAGAACGAAAATCTGCCGCCCTTTTGCAAGCGCCCCCGCCTGAATGACGAGTCTTGACGCTTCGGGGATCGTCATAAAATATCTTGTCATCGCCGGATGCGTGACGGTGACGGGTCCGCCTTTTGCAATCTGCTTTTTGAAAATCGGAATGACGCTGCCCCGGCTTCCGAGCACATTTCCGAAACGGACGGCGGCGAATTTGGTGCGGCTGATTTTTCCGAGGTTCATGATGACCATTTCCGCAAACCGCTTCGTCGCCCCCATAACATTGGCCGGATTGACCGCTTTATCAGAAGAAATCAGCACGAACGTTTCCGTTCCGCACATATCGGCGGCCTCGGCGACATTTTTTGTGCCGAGGATGTTGTTTTTGACAGCTTCCTCCGGGTTATGTTCCATTAACGGCACATGTTTATGGGCAGCCGCATGATAGACGACGTGCGGCTCGTATTTTTTCATCAAGGTAAAGATTTTATCTCTATCCTGAATATCGGCGATCTCCGCGTGAAAAAGCACCTCTTTCCCAAAGCGTGCTGACAGTTCGCCATGCACGGAATAAATGCTGTTTTCCCCGTGGCCGAGAAGGACGATTTCACGCGGACGAAACGAGCTGATCTGGCGGCAGATCTCAGAACCGATAGAGCCGCCGGCACCCGTGACCAGAATCGTTTTTCCCTTTATGCTGTCAGAAATTTTGCTCGTATCCAGAGTGACCGGTTTTCTGCCGAGCAAATCTTCGGCGTTTACATCTCTGATGTGTCCGGCAGCCTGCGTTCCGAGCAGGATCTCATCAAATTGCGGCATGATTTTAATATGGGCGCCCGTCTGCACACATTCTTTGTATAAAGTCTGAAGCTCATGGGTTCGCAGAGACGGAATGGCGATGATGATATGGTGAATTCTCAGCCTCTGCACCGCCGGCAAAATGCTTTCTTTTCCGCCGATGACGGGCAGCCCCATAATCTCGAGCTTATGCTTCGTCTGGTCATCATCAATAAAAGCCACAGGCATGATTCCGAGATCGTTTTTCTGCGTAAGCTGACGGGCGAGCAGCGTCCCCCCCGCGCCAGCGCCGATAATCAGCGCCCGTGAAGAGTCATTTTGCTTCTTGCCGATCGTTTCTTTCAGCACGCGCGAAATCATCCGGCTGCCTCCGATAAACAATAGCTGAACCATCCAGCTGACGGCTAAAAGCCGGAACAAAATCGTGTGGAACACCCCATATTGAACGGCGGCCGTCACCGCTGCGGACAGAGTGATCCCCTTCAGCAGGGCAAGCAGCTCCCCTATTCCCGTATACGTCCATACCTGCTTATACTGGTGAAACATAAAAGCGCATACATGGTGGCTGATCAGCATGCTCACCGCGGTCAGCAGGAGCGCTCCGGAGTCATAAAAGTGATAAGAATCCTCAAAAAATTGATATCCTATAACAACGGAAAGTAAAACGAGATACGTATCCAATGCAAAAATCATTGAAAGTCTTCTCCGGTAAGTCAATCTTTCCCCTCCTCATTTATCGGTTTAGCTGATACGGTTTTCGCAAAAAAACAGGCATAACAGCTAAGCCGATAAAAACGCGGCATTTTAAGATAAATTGGGCATTTAACCCGTCCTCACACCCCGCCACCGACGACCAGCATCTAAGGCAGCGAAAATCGCTGCCCACAGCAGAGCCGAGTGCCTCCGTTGATAAAGGTAAGGAGACATCACCTTCACCGCTCAATACGAGTAGTGTTCTGTTTTTTTGATTTTCTTTTTATTCAAAAGCGCGCCCAAAAGCTTCGCCTTCGACTGCTGAAGCGCGTCTTTCGCCTTTTGGACGGTATCCATTTTTGTTTTTCCGCTCAAAACGACGAGAACGCTTCCATCCGTCTGGTTCGCTAAAACCTGTCCGTCCGCCACCGCCAAAAGCGGAGGTGAATCGAAAATGACCAGACTGTATCGGCTGTACATCTCCTGAATCAGCTCTCCCATCGCTTTAGAGGACAAAAGCTCAGCCGGATTCGGCGGCGTCGGACCGCTCGTTAAGACATAAAGATTATCTATCAGTGTTTTTTGCACCGTTTCGCCGAGGGAAGCGTTTCCGACTAACACATTCGTAAGGCCTTGTACATTTTCAAGCTGATAGGTCTCATGTATCGTCGGTTTTCGTAAATCCGCATCGACGAGCAGCACCTTTTTTTCCTGCTGCGCAAATACCGCGGCAAGGTTGGCGGCGCTGAATGATTTTCCTTCTCCCGGAACGGAAGAAGTGACGAGAATAGAGCGCAAATGGGTCTGTACAGAGGAAAACTCAATATTTGTCCGAATGGTGCGGTATTGTTCAGCTACCAATGATTTGTGGTGTAAAACGGATATTTGAGCCAATCCCCGTCTTGACTTCTTTTTTCTGAATCCCAAATGCCTCACTCCCCGAAATGTTTTTCATCAGACCGTGTCTTCTGATTTTTGATATCATACACAACCCCTAAAACAGGCAAGTCTGTTTTTTCGCTGAGCTGCCGCTCGCTTTTAACGGTTTCATCAAGAAAGTGGAGAAAAAACGCAAGCGTCACACCGGCCATAAGGGCCGCACCGAATGCCATCATGATATTCCGGATGCGCGAAGGCTTGACCATCGGGCTTTCCGATGCTTTTGCCTCAGACAAAACGATGACGCCTTTTATATTCATCCTGTCGCGGACTTCTTTTTTAAATGTTTTCATCAGCGTGTTCGCTATTGCGGCGGCCTGTTTCGGATTCTCATCCTGCACCGCTGCGGTGATGATTTCTGAATCGGTTTCGCTGCTTGTCGTGATCTTTGCTTTCAAAGCGGATGCCGTCTCGGAAAGATGGAGCTTCCGCTTCACTTTCTCAATCACAACCGGGCTTTTCATTATCGTTTGAAACGTGTTGTTGTAATGGAGATTCAGCTGGATGTCGCTGAGATTTGATTTTTTTTCACCGCTTGTTTCATGAATGAGCACCTGGGTTGACGCCTGATAAACGGGCGAAATCACTCGAAATTGGATGTATCCCGTCACCAGCGTCACTACTGCTGTCATGATAAAAATCAGTAAAAATCTGCGCTTAATAATGTCAAATAATTCTTTAAAACTCATATTCTCATTCATGTAATATACAGCCTCATCCTTGATGCATCAGGCTTAAACGCCCCCTTCTGTTAATGATTGGATTATAAAAGAAAAGCTCGAAATTTGAAAATTTCAAATTAAGCCATTTAGTTCTTTTTAGAGAACGTTATCATGATTTTCCTCTTATTTACTGCACTTACCTTATAATTTTAAATTTTATAAAGAACAAAAAATTTCTTATAATGAACAAAAAAATGCCAGTATACAGGGGAGAATTCAGCATAATGATTGGAAGAATAATACGTTTATACCGCAGAAGAAAAGGCTACTCAATTAATCAGCTAGCAGTCGAAGCAGGTGTCTCTAAATCTTATTTAAGCAAGATAGAACGGGGGGTTCATTCAAATCCGTCTATTCAATTTCTAAAAAAAGTGTCCGCCACCCTGCAGGTCGATCTGACGGAGCTTTTTGATGCCGAGACGATGCTGCATCACATGGGAGACACGGAAGATGAGTGGCGCATCCATCTTGTGCAGGCCGTGCAGTCAGGCATGCCGAAAGAAGAACTGTTCACCTTTACGAACAAACTGACTGAAAAACGGCCGGAGCCCGCACCCTACCGCAACAGAAAACTGACTGAATCCAATATTGAGGAGTGGAAAGCGCTGATGCAGGAAGCGAAAGAACTCGGCTTGTCCGTTCAGGAAGTCAGATCATTTTTAGAACGGAAGCGTTACTAATCATATGCTGATGAAAGGGCTTTTATTTCCATCTTGTCATCATCTCCGTTTATAATGAAATGAAAAAGGGGGATGAAATAATGACAGAACTTACTGTTCAAACCCGCTGCGGCGCATTGAAGGGAACTGCCGGTCACGGTGTCCGCACATGGAAGAGCATACCGTATGCAAAGCCGCCCGTGGGAGAGCTGAGATTTAAAGCGCCGGAGCCGCCCGTACCTTGGGACGGCGTAAAAAATGCCGACTCGTTCGGGCCGGTTTGCCCGCAGCCGGCTGATTTGCTGTCGATGTCATTTTCCGGAGATGTACCGCCTCAATCTGAAGATTGCCTTTACCTCAATGTGTTCGCTCCCGATTCAGAGGGCGGGAAACGGCCTGTCATGGTATGGATTCATGGCGGCGCATTTTTCCTAGGTGCCGGAAGCGAACCGACTTACGACGCATCTGCTCTTGCCGCTGACGGAGATGTCATTGTGGTGACACTTAATTACAGACTCGGGCCGTTCGGTTTTTTACATTTGTTTTCTATTGATGACACATATCCCGGCAATATCGGCATGCTCGATCAGATCGCCGCGCTGCGCTGGGTGAAGGACAATATCTCCGCATTCGGAGGAGACCCTGATAATGTCACGGTATTCGGTGAATCGGCTGGCGGCATGAGCATCGCCTCACTTATGGCCATGCCTGACGCAAAAGGCCTGTTTCATAAAGCCATACTGGAAAGCGGCGCCTCTCAGACGATGACGGCGGACGTGGCAAAAGAGATCACAACAGCATTTATTCAAGAAGCCGGCACTGATCAATTGCAGGAGCTTTCCGTTAATGACATTCTCAAGACTGCGGATAAGTTGCGGAATACAATAGATCAAAGCATTTTTCATCTTTTGTTTCAGCCCGCCATCGATCCGGCCACATTGCCTGCGGAACCGGCCAAAGCCATAGCAGACGGGGCCGCGGAAGGCATACCAATGATCATTGGAACCAATCGTGATGAAGCATATTTGTTTTTCACCCCTGATACAGACATTCATTCCGAGAAAAAACAGCAAGAATATTTGCTTTATCATCTCGGAGAGAACAGCGCCAAGCTAGCGGCAGATTTATATCCGCATTCTTTAACAGGACAAATTGATATGATGACGGATCTGAAATTCTGGCGGCCTGCCGTTGCCTTTGCACAAGAACAATCGCAATACGCGCCCGTCTGGATGTACCGCTTTGATTGGCATGGCGAAACACCGCCGTTTCATAAAGCGGTTCACGCTCTGGAATTGCCGTTTGTGTTCGGAAACTTTGATTCTTTGAAAAAGACGCTGAAGGAACCGCTCAGCGAAGATGTAAAACAGCTCTCCAAGCTGATTCAATCCGCATGGATCGCTTTTGCAAAAACCGGAAAACCGGACACTGATCAGCTCCATTGGCCTCAGTATGAAACAGGTTCGCGTGAGACCATCATTTTCAACACATCCGTCTCGACGGAAAGCGATCCCGATTCAGCCAAACGCCGCATTCTGTTTCAAGCATAAAAAAACCCCCAAGGGATCGGTTCCCTTGGGGTTTCGTTTTCATCCCACTTCAGACATCAGTCAGCTTCAACCTGGTCATTCGGTTTCGCAGAATACCCATTTCCATATTAATCCTTATATGTTATATTCTATTACAACTAATAATCTAACCATTCATAAAGGAGTTTTTATATGGAGAAATCAAATATTATCGGCACAGCTGCCGTTATTATCGGAGCGCTTATGCTCTTAGTTTCTTATCTCTTCCTGCGCGGCACTGATTTCTATGCCGTGAGGTGGATAGGGGCTGTGATCATGGTTGCAGGATTTTCATGCGGGCCGGCCCACACAATTTCAAAAAATAAAAACAAACATGAAAAAGAAACCCGGTAACCTTACTGGGTTTCTTTCATATATTTCATTCTATCTCACTTCATAACGCAATTCCGCAAATTGCTTGTAGCGCCGGACATCCGTAAGCTTCAATGCGGTCTCCGTCTCTCCCGGTCTGAATAACGGAATACCCCGGCCAAGCAGAACGGGAGCGACCTGAATGATAAACTCATCGACAAGCTCCTCTTTCAATATCGGCTGCAGCAGATCGCCCCCGCCGACAATCCAAATCCGCTTGCCATCTTGGCGTTTCAACGCTTGTATAAAATCGGCAGGTTCTTCATGAATAAACCGCACATCTTCAGTACGCCCGGTCAATGTCCGTGAAAACACATAGCATTCTTTCCCCTTATATGGAAATTCATCAGGGAATAAAACCAATATTTCCTCATATGTTTTTCTGCCCATGATGATCGTATCGACAGATTCATAGAAGTCTGCATAATCGGTGTCTTCTTCACCTTCAGTTCCGATCAGCCAATCCAAAGAATGATTTTCCCGCGCAAGATAGCCATCTGCGCTGACAGCTCCGTAAAAAACGAGCTTTCTTTGACCGCTCATGAAAACCCCTCCCCTTTTTACAAGTTCATATTGAGTTCATACAAACCTATTATACTGCAAGAAGCCGGATAAACCGGCAGTTAAAAAATTGAGGTGAGTATAAATATGAACAGCCAAGAAAAACGAATTGCGATTATCGGTGCAGGGCCCGGCGGTCTGACACTGGCGCGCATTCTGCAGCAGGGAGGGCTCGCCCCGGTCATTTATGAGCAGGAGACATCACCGGCTGAGCGGCAGCAGGGCGGAACGCTTGATTTAGATGAACAAACCGGACAAAAAGCGCTGCAGGCGGCCGGCCTTCTCGGCTCCTTCCGGTCGATCTGCCGTTATGAAGGGCAGGCGCTGAAAATCACAGATAAAAAAGGAACCGTTTTTGCTGAGACAGAACCTGAAAAACTGACGGATCATGGGCGGCCTGAAATTGACCGAACCGAACTTCGCAGACTGCTGCTGCAATCGCTGAAAACGGACACGATCAAATGGGGACATAAGCTTTCTCATGCCGTTCCGCTTGAGAAAGGAGGTCATAAGCTCGAATTTGAAAACGGACATACAGACGTCTTTGATCTTATCATTGCGGCGGACGGCGCCTTTTCCCGGGTTCGTCCCCTTCTCAGCGATGCGCCTGTTGAATACTCCGGAATCAGCATGATTGAGCTTCATATTATGAATGCGGCGGCTGACTTCCCTGACCTCGCCGGTTTTCACGGCACGGGAAGCATGTATGCCCTTGATGACCGGAAAGCGATTATGGCCCAGCTCAATGGAGACGGCACAGTCCGGGTCTATTTATGCTTTGCCGCCGGCAGGTATTGGATAGATGAAAACGACATAGATTATGATCAGCCCGAGGAAGCGAAGCAGAAACTTCTGGAGCTTTTTGAGGACTGGAGCGACGACCTGAAACATTACATCCAATACGCAGGAGAAACCATTCTGCCGCGAAGACTGTACAGCCTGCCCGTGCAGCATAAGTGGGAGCACAAACAAGGTGTCACGCTGATCGGTGATGCCGCCCATCTCATGACGCCGTTTGCCGGGGCGGGAGCCAATCTGACTATGCTGGATGCGGCGGAACTCGGGCTTTCTATCTTACACAATGCTGATACAGACAAAGCGGTAAAACAATATGAAGAAAAAATGTTTGCTTATGCGGAAGAAACGGCAGCTGAGACCGGCTCACACATGAAAACATTCTTCTCAGAGAGCGCCGCACAGAAGATAGGCGCCATGATGAATGCATTTTAAATCTGATATATGAACTGGAGGTGCGCTGAAAGTAAAGCTTTCGGCAAACAAATGACAGAAAAAGCGAAATGTATCCCTATTCATTTACACATCCCGATCCCGGCAATGCCGGATGGACAATTCACGATGACACCGACACTGTTTCATACAGACAATGATTTGATTCTCGTTGACACGGGAATGCCCGGTATGGTGAAAAACATCGTAATGCAGCTGGAAGCTGCGGGATTTTCACCCGGGGAATTAAACGGCATCTTGCTCACCCACCAGGACATTGATCATATCGGAAGCGCCGCACAGCTGAAAACGAAATTTCCGGACATTGAAATTTATGCCCATGACGCTGATAAACCTTATATACAGGGAGAACTTCCCCTCCTTAAAACACTTCCGAATTCCCTCGCTGCGCAAATGTCTTCCGACGGCAAGCAGACGTCCGGACTGACCGTCACTCATACCGTTACAGACGGAGATCAACTGGCCGGCGGGCTGACCGTGATCCATACACCCGGGCATACACCGGGGCATATCAGCCTGTATCATTCGGCCTCGAAAACGCTTATCGCCGGAGACGCCCTGATCGTCAGAGGCGGGGAGCTTCAAGGGCCGAATCCGCCTCAAACTCCTGACATGGAAGAAGCCTATCGGTCCGTCGCAAAACTGGCATCCTATGATATCGAAAAGGTCATCTGCTATCACGGCGGACTATACGATAGAGACGTTAACCGCAAAATCGCACAGATTGCCGCAGCAGGGCCTCCTCTTAAAAATAAGGAATAACAGCAAAAAACCCGGCCGTCACCGGGTTTTAGTTTCTTCCTGCTTTTGAGATACTGTTAAGATGCTGTCTATCCATCTTCCGGTAATCGGCATAAAGAAATGAAGGATCATTCCTCCTAAACAAACGGTGAAAAACGTTCCAACGCCTACCGGTCCTTTTAAGATCAATGCCAATATGAAAAATACGAAGTAAATGACCGTTCTTGAAAAAAAGATGCTTCTTCCGGTTAATTCGCGGATAATTAACGTTAACCGGTCAACCGGGATCGGTGCGAAATTTGTGTGCAGATAAGTCGCGGTGCCTATCCCTATCACAACCAAACCGATTGCAAAACACCCCGCTTTTCCGTACCATAGTTCAGGCGTGATGATTCGATGCAGGAAAAAAAGCCACAAATCAATCCCGATTCCCGTGATAAACGCGGTAATCATTCCTGAAAATTCCGGTCTTTGTCTTTTTAACATTGAATTACAGCAAATTAACAGGAAAGCTATAATGACTTCCCAGCTTCCCACGGTAAGGCCTGCATTTACAGATAGTCCCACGATAAGCGCATCAAAAGGCGATGTTCCAAGATCTGATTGAATAGTGACAGAAATACCAAAGGTCAATATGATGATTCCCAAAACATAAAAAACGTATTTCACTTGATCAGCCTCATTTTATAATTTTATGTTGCAAATACAATAAAATTACGTTATGTTTACTATACGGTATTTTCATTGCAAATACAACATAAATCAACTGAAGAAAGGAGATGTATGAAGATGAGTATCAAAATAAAAAAGTGCAGCCTTAACGATATAACAGCACTCCGAGAGATAAGCATTGAAACATTCAATGATACATTTAAAGATCAAAATTCACCTGAAAATATGAAAGCTTATTTGGAAACTGCATTTCGCTCTGAACAGCTGAAAACGGAATTATCCAATCCCTCTTCGAAATTCTATTTTGTTTATTATGACGATGACCTTGCCGGATATGTAAAAGTCAACATGAACGAAGCTCAATCAGAAAAAATGAGTGAAGATTCTCTAGAAATTGAGAGAATTTATATAAGAAAGAACTATCAGAAACACGGACTTGGAAAATTTCTGCTGAATCATGCTGTAAAAATCGCAACTGAACACAATAAAAAGAACATCTGGCTGGGCGTATGGGAAAAAAACGAAAATGCAATCGCCTTTTATCAAAAAATGGGGTTTATTCACACCGGAGAACACTCTTTTTATATGGGGAATGATAAACAAATCGACTTTATCATGACGAAAAACCTGTCGTAAAAGCCGCCGGATTGACTCATACAAAAAAACCCGGCCAAGCTGCCGGGTTTTTTCTATTATTTTAATTTTCCCGCGCGAATATCATCAGTCATTCCTTCGTACGGCGCTTCTGAAATCAATGCTTCGTTATTGATTCCCGCATTGTTGAGATACGTAATATCCGCAAACTCGGGAACGACATATTTCGGGTACGTGTCATATTTCTCACGTGACTCTTTCATCACATCAATGTAATCATTTTGGTAGCACACCGTGATTTCCGGATGCTCATGAACCCATTTCGGGAAGAAAATAATCCCGTGCATCCGTTTTTCATTCGGCATAAAGTTTAATGAAACGTCTGTGCCTGTCGGTTCAGTCCATGACACTTTATATACGCCTTCTGTCAGCTTTACGATATTCACTTCTTGGTCGCGCACCCAGCGGCCGCCTACCATTCCGCTATGAATCCGATAGTCGATCGTATGATCATTTTTAATATAAATTTCATACTCCCAGCCGTTTTCATACGTGTAAATCATATGGCTTCCGATAAAGTTTTCCATGCTAACTCACTCTCCATATTATTATTATTGAACTTCATAAATATCCAACCGAATGTCATCCG is a window encoding:
- a CDS encoding GNAT family N-acetyltransferase, coding for MSIKIKKCSLNDITALREISIETFNDTFKDQNSPENMKAYLETAFRSEQLKTELSNPSSKFYFVYYDDDLAGYVKVNMNEAQSEKMSEDSLEIERIYIRKNYQKHGLGKFLLNHAVKIATEHNKKNIWLGVWEKNENAIAFYQKMGFIHTGEHSFYMGNDKQIDFIMTKNLS
- a CDS encoding FAD-dependent oxidoreductase, with protein sequence MNSQEKRIAIIGAGPGGLTLARILQQGGLAPVIYEQETSPAERQQGGTLDLDEQTGQKALQAAGLLGSFRSICRYEGQALKITDKKGTVFAETEPEKLTDHGRPEIDRTELRRLLLQSLKTDTIKWGHKLSHAVPLEKGGHKLEFENGHTDVFDLIIAADGAFSRVRPLLSDAPVEYSGISMIELHIMNAAADFPDLAGFHGTGSMYALDDRKAIMAQLNGDGTVRVYLCFAAGRYWIDENDIDYDQPEEAKQKLLELFEDWSDDLKHYIQYAGETILPRRLYSLPVQHKWEHKQGVTLIGDAAHLMTPFAGAGANLTMLDAAELGLSILHNADTDKAVKQYEEKMFAYAEETAAETGSHMKTFFSESAAQKIGAMMNAF
- a CDS encoding phenolic acid decarboxylase, which translates into the protein MENFIGSHMIYTYENGWEYEIYIKNDHTIDYRIHSGMVGGRWVRDQEVNIVKLTEGVYKVSWTEPTGTDVSLNFMPNEKRMHGIIFFPKWVHEHPEITVCYQNDYIDVMKESREKYDTYPKYVVPEFADITYLNNAGINNEALISEAPYEGMTDDIRAGKLK
- a CDS encoding YczE/YyaS/YitT family protein, with amino-acid sequence MKYVFYVLGIIILTFGISVTIQSDLGTSPFDALIVGLSVNAGLTVGSWEVIIAFLLICCNSMLKRQRPEFSGMITAFITGIGIDLWLFFLHRIITPELWYGKAGCFAIGLVVIGIGTATYLHTNFAPIPVDRLTLIIRELTGRSIFFSRTVIYFVFFILALILKGPVGVGTFFTVCLGGMILHFFMPITGRWIDSILTVSQKQEETKTR
- a CDS encoding MBL fold metallo-hydrolase, whose product is MTPTLFHTDNDLILVDTGMPGMVKNIVMQLEAAGFSPGELNGILLTHQDIDHIGSAAQLKTKFPDIEIYAHDADKPYIQGELPLLKTLPNSLAAQMSSDGKQTSGLTVTHTVTDGDQLAGGLTVIHTPGHTPGHISLYHSASKTLIAGDALIVRGGELQGPNPPQTPDMEEAYRSVAKLASYDIEKVICYHGGLYDRDVNRKIAQIAAAGPPLKNKE
- a CDS encoding carboxylesterase/lipase family protein; amino-acid sequence: MTELTVQTRCGALKGTAGHGVRTWKSIPYAKPPVGELRFKAPEPPVPWDGVKNADSFGPVCPQPADLLSMSFSGDVPPQSEDCLYLNVFAPDSEGGKRPVMVWIHGGAFFLGAGSEPTYDASALAADGDVIVVTLNYRLGPFGFLHLFSIDDTYPGNIGMLDQIAALRWVKDNISAFGGDPDNVTVFGESAGGMSIASLMAMPDAKGLFHKAILESGASQTMTADVAKEITTAFIQEAGTDQLQELSVNDILKTADKLRNTIDQSIFHLLFQPAIDPATLPAEPAKAIADGAAEGIPMIIGTNRDEAYLFFTPDTDIHSEKKQQEYLLYHLGENSAKLAADLYPHSLTGQIDMMTDLKFWRPAVAFAQEQSQYAPVWMYRFDWHGETPPFHKAVHALELPFVFGNFDSLKKTLKEPLSEDVKQLSKLIQSAWIAFAKTGKPDTDQLHWPQYETGSRETIIFNTSVSTESDPDSAKRRILFQA
- a CDS encoding dihydrofolate reductase family protein — translated: MSGQRKLVFYGAVSADGYLARENHSLDWLIGTEGEEDTDYADFYESVDTIIMGRKTYEEILVLFPDEFPYKGKECYVFSRTLTGRTEDVRFIHEEPADFIQALKRQDGKRIWIVGGGDLLQPILKEELVDEFIIQVAPVLLGRGIPLFRPGETETALKLTDVRRYKQFAELRYEVR